In one Umezawaea sp. Da 62-37 genomic region, the following are encoded:
- a CDS encoding MFS transporter, protein MAEAGSPMSARTYLLAAGAFTVGTSGYILSGLLPAVSRELDVSLSTAGQLLTVFALSYAVAAPVLAALTGRWDRRKLLVAALLVSALGNVLSALAPNYPLLLAARVVSALGAAAYTPAATLVATVLTTPEHRGRAVATVFGGLTFSLILGVPAGSLLGGTIGYQTVFAAVGAASLIAAGMVGLGVPRVATPPVVGLRERLAVAADRRVMTVLAMTVLACLAAFSVFTYISPLLAATAGVHGTVISLLLFAYGVGGAIGNSLSGRLTDRFGSRRLLFVIFAVFTAVLATLPLTATTTATAGVALFVWGLFTWSVNPPIQNWLIELAPAGGGLVLSLNASAIYLGVGLSGLFGGLVIDTVGITLLPPIAGVLALAAFGLLIRASRRPRVPEQPVLLPV, encoded by the coding sequence ATGGCCGAAGCTGGGAGTCCGATGTCCGCCCGCACCTACCTGCTCGCCGCCGGCGCCTTCACCGTGGGCACGAGCGGCTACATCCTGTCCGGCCTGCTGCCCGCCGTGAGCCGCGAACTGGACGTCTCGCTGTCCACGGCGGGGCAGCTGCTCACCGTCTTCGCGCTGTCCTACGCCGTCGCGGCACCCGTCCTCGCCGCCCTCACCGGCCGCTGGGACCGGCGCAAGCTGCTGGTCGCCGCGCTCCTGGTCTCCGCGCTCGGCAACGTCCTGTCCGCCCTCGCCCCGAACTACCCGCTGCTGCTGGCGGCGCGGGTCGTCAGCGCCCTCGGCGCGGCCGCCTACACACCCGCCGCCACCCTGGTCGCGACCGTGCTGACCACACCGGAGCACCGGGGCCGCGCCGTCGCCACGGTGTTCGGCGGCCTCACGTTCTCGCTGATCCTCGGCGTCCCGGCGGGCAGCCTGCTCGGCGGCACCATCGGCTACCAGACCGTGTTCGCCGCCGTCGGCGCGGCCTCGCTCATCGCCGCGGGCATGGTCGGGCTGGGTGTGCCGCGGGTCGCCACGCCGCCCGTGGTCGGCCTGCGCGAGCGCCTCGCCGTCGCCGCCGACCGCCGCGTCATGACCGTGCTCGCGATGACCGTGCTGGCCTGCCTGGCCGCGTTCAGCGTGTTCACCTACATCTCGCCCCTGCTCGCCGCCACGGCGGGCGTGCACGGCACGGTGATCTCGCTGCTGCTGTTCGCCTACGGCGTCGGCGGCGCGATCGGCAACTCGCTGAGCGGCAGGCTCACCGACCGCTTCGGCAGCAGGCGCCTGCTTTTCGTCATCTTCGCCGTCTTCACGGCCGTCCTCGCCACGCTGCCGCTGACCGCCACGACCACCGCCACCGCGGGCGTCGCGCTGTTCGTGTGGGGCCTGTTCACCTGGTCGGTCAACCCGCCCATCCAGAACTGGCTCATCGAACTCGCGCCCGCGGGCGGCGGCCTGGTGCTGTCCCTCAACGCGTCCGCCATCTACCTCGGTGTCGGCCTGTCCGGCCTGTTCGGCGGCCTGGTCATCGACACCGTCGGCATCACGCTGCTCCCGCCGATCGCGGGCGTGC
- a CDS encoding helix-turn-helix domain-containing protein, translating into MDALEHPALDEIRIEAVLQALADPMRLTIVRTLAERGTGVACGSIELSIGKSTRTHHVRTLREAGVVHVRAEGTSRICTLRRDDLDALYPGLLGGVLAAEH; encoded by the coding sequence GTGGACGCCCTCGAACACCCCGCGCTCGACGAGATCCGCATCGAGGCCGTGCTGCAGGCGCTGGCCGACCCGATGCGGCTGACGATCGTGCGCACGCTGGCCGAGCGCGGGACGGGCGTCGCCTGCGGGAGCATCGAGCTGTCGATCGGCAAGTCCACGCGGACGCACCACGTCCGGACGCTGCGGGAGGCGGGGGTCGTGCACGTGCGGGCGGAAGGGACGTCGCGGATCTGCACGCTGCGGCGCGACGACCTCGACGCGCTCTACCCCGGACTGCTGGGCGGCGTCCTGGCGGCGGAGCACTGA